Proteins encoded together in one Branchiostoma floridae strain S238N-H82 chromosome 18, Bfl_VNyyK, whole genome shotgun sequence window:
- the LOC118405924 gene encoding E3 ubiquitin-protein ligase TRIM71-like → MKVALLEFYGNPCPNTKKYLEVTYRCEEKKERVSSRLATGPYPGTTAGLAVSSDNEIFVTHSSRKTIQVFSMKGARLRSIPTGDMTPYGIAIGTNNSLWVALHGGRENHPMYENAVSQYSKDGHILATYTCNGRFRIHGIAVDKLSDKIILTIEQITRGGSWLTEAMWFRPAYTQGTRTCNMSKFGWTGVRTGRVLEAASVTVDKRGNIFIPDRGNGRVLKYDKDGVYISSFGSRGTGAGYLLGPYGICVDSWGRVIVADNGNHRVEMFTAKGDHVCTVAYINNPVRVAIGGEGQLVVSQQTSITILPKH, encoded by the exons ATGAAAGTAGCCCTTTTAGAATTTTATGGTAACCCCTGTCCAAATACCAAGAAGTACTTGGAGGTAACGTACCGTTGTGAAG aaaagaaagaaagagtcaGTTCCCGACTAGCAACTGGCCCCTATCCTGGCACTACAGCGGGACTGGCTGTGTCATCCGATAATGAGATATTTGTGACTCACAGCTCCAGAAAAACAATCCAAGTCTTTAGCATGAAGGGTGCTAGACTCCGCAGCATCCCTACAGGAGACATGACACCATACGGTATAGCCATAGGCACCAACAACTCTCTGTGGGTTGCTTTGCATGGAGGCCGCGAAAATCACCCCATGTATGAAAATGCTGTCAGTCAGTACAGCAAAGATGGCCACATCCTTGCCACGTACACTTGCAATGGCCGATTTAGAATCCACGGGATTGCAGTGGACAAGCTTTCCGACAAGATCATACTGACAATAGAACAAATCACTAGAGGTGGAAGCTGGCTAACGGAGGCCATGTGGTTCCGTCCAGCTTACACACAGGGGACACGAACATGTAACATGAGCAAGTTTGGGTGGACAGGTGTTAGAACAGGACGGGTGTTAGAGGCTGCGAGTGTCACAGTGGACAAGAGAGGGAACATCTTCATACCAGACAGGGGTAATGGTCGTGTTTTGAAGTATGACAAAGATGGAGTCTACATTTCCAGTTTTGGCAGTCGAGGCACTGGAGCGGGGTATCTTTTAGGGCCCTATGGAATCTGTGTGGATAGTTGGGGCCGTGTGATTGTGGCTGATAATGGTAACCACCGAGTGGAAATGTTCACAGCTAAGGGGGATCATGTCTGCACTGTTGCCTACATCAATAATCCAGTGCGTGTTGCTATAGGTGGGGAGGGGCAGCTTGTAGTGTCGCAACAAACCTCTATAACAATCTTGCCCAAACATTAA